In Solobacterium moorei, a single genomic region encodes these proteins:
- a CDS encoding helix-turn-helix domain-containing protein → MLSNKIEQLRKEKGYTFAKLSELTRISTGRLYDLATGKRNNPTMDTLIKLADALDVTLDELVGRKGR, encoded by the coding sequence ATGTTATCAAATAAAATTGAACAATTAAGAAAAGAAAAAGGATACACTTTTGCAAAGCTATCTGAACTAACAAGAATCAGTACAGGAAGACTATACGATCTGGCTACAGGAAAACGAAATAATCCAACTATGGATACTCTTATAAAATTGGCAGATGCACTAGATGTAACACTAGATGAATTGGTGGGAAGAAAAGGAAGATAA
- a CDS encoding helix-turn-helix transcriptional regulator, translating into MKIELLEYREQKHLTLAVLSKMTGLGTGRLSEIETGVTSDPRISTLIKIADALGVSLDELVGRKKQ; encoded by the coding sequence ATGAAAATAGAGTTACTAGAATATAGAGAACAGAAGCATCTTACTTTAGCAGTACTGTCGAAAATGACAGGTCTAGGTACTGGAAGGCTTTCAGAAATTGAAACAGGCGTAACGTCTGATCCCAGAATTAGTACACTCATAAAAATAGCGGATGCATTGGGTGTATCACTAGATGAATTGGTTGGTAGGAAGAAACAATAG
- a CDS encoding helix-turn-helix domain-containing protein has protein sequence MNTESFKRIKKEKGINNYEIHKRSGVLESTLSEFEKGKHTDLRISTLIKIADALDVTLDELVGRKRN, from the coding sequence ATGAATACAGAAAGCTTTAAGCGGATAAAGAAAGAAAAAGGAATAAACAATTATGAAATACATAAAAGATCAGGTGTGCTTGAATCGACCTTATCTGAATTTGAAAAAGGAAAGCATACAGATCTACGCATAAGTACACTTATAAAGATTGCGGATGCATTAGATGTAACATTGGATGAGTTGGTAGGTAGAAAAAGGAATTAA